One stretch of Chryseobacterium fluminis DNA includes these proteins:
- a CDS encoding SDR family NAD(P)-dependent oxidoreductase, translating into MEARTKIALVTGGSRGLGRNSAIKIAQNGLDVIITYRSNKEEADKVVAEIQATGRKAIAYQLDTKDIKSFDSLIKTVGDHLEENTGSRNIDYLVNNAGTALYSPISEVTEEQLDDVVDIHFKGVFFLTQKFLPFINDGGGIINISSGLARFALPGSSVYGSVKAGVEMLTKYMAKELGSRKIKANVIAPGAIETDFGGGRTRDDKNVNDMISANTALGRAGLPDDIGGVVAFLCTEDARWITGQRIEASGGMFL; encoded by the coding sequence ATGGAAGCAAGAACAAAAATTGCATTAGTAACAGGCGGAAGCCGGGGATTAGGAAGAAATTCCGCGATAAAAATCGCACAAAATGGTCTTGATGTCATCATTACCTACAGAAGTAATAAGGAAGAGGCAGATAAAGTGGTAGCAGAGATCCAGGCAACAGGAAGAAAAGCAATTGCCTATCAGCTGGACACTAAAGATATAAAGAGTTTTGACTCTCTTATCAAAACTGTAGGAGATCATCTTGAAGAAAATACAGGAAGCAGAAACATTGATTATCTTGTCAACAATGCAGGAACAGCCTTATATTCACCGATTTCAGAAGTAACGGAAGAGCAGTTGGATGATGTAGTGGATATTCATTTCAAAGGTGTTTTTTTCCTGACCCAGAAGTTTTTGCCATTCATCAATGACGGAGGCGGCATCATCAACATTTCTTCAGGGCTGGCAAGATTTGCCTTACCGGGATCATCGGTGTATGGTTCTGTAAAAGCAGGCGTTGAAATGTTAACGAAATATATGGCGAAGGAGCTTGGGTCGAGAAAAATAAAAGCGAATGTCATTGCTCCCGGAGCTATCGAAACAGACTTTGGTGGCGGAAGGACAAGGGATGATAAAAATGTCAATGATATGATTTCAGCGAATACTGCTTTGGGAAGAGCAGGGCTTCCTGATGATATCGGTGGGGTAGTAGCTTTTCTATGTACGGAAGATGCCCGTTGGATTACAGGACAGAGAATCGAGGCTTCCGGCGGAATGTTTTTATAA
- a CDS encoding helix-turn-helix domain-containing protein: MAHTSYTSLDDFYREMTAKLGKDLESIFPQGLHKDIGHFNVFDIAQTIEKVKTTSEMPYNRRKYYKISLIRGKNRAEYADKVIQIKNNALLFATPRVPYHWVPEDPDQSGSFCVFTEDFFIKDKSHSTLEDLPIFRPGSVPLFEIGDELADEIADLYAKIKKEISSDYIFKYDLIRNYVLELIHYGQKLQPATKLSTSNDASLRVVTLFIELLERQFPIENYEQRLQLRTAKDYADRLSVHVNYLNKKLKENTGRTTTEIIAERIIQEAKILLKQTQWNVSEIAYALGFEEIAHFSNFFKKKTSLAPLEFRS, translated from the coding sequence ATGGCACATACTTCATATACTTCACTGGATGATTTCTACAGAGAAATGACGGCAAAATTGGGGAAAGATCTTGAGAGTATTTTTCCGCAAGGTCTTCACAAAGATATTGGACATTTCAATGTTTTCGATATCGCCCAGACCATCGAGAAAGTGAAAACGACTTCCGAGATGCCTTATAATAGGAGGAAATATTATAAGATAAGCCTCATCAGGGGCAAAAACAGGGCAGAATATGCAGATAAGGTCATTCAGATTAAAAATAACGCGCTGCTTTTTGCCACACCAAGGGTTCCTTACCATTGGGTTCCGGAAGATCCTGACCAGTCAGGAAGTTTCTGCGTCTTTACAGAAGATTTTTTTATCAAGGACAAATCCCACAGTACGCTGGAAGATTTACCGATTTTCCGGCCCGGAAGTGTACCGCTTTTTGAAATTGGTGACGAGCTGGCCGATGAGATTGCAGATCTGTATGCTAAAATAAAAAAAGAGATCAGCTCCGATTATATTTTTAAATATGATCTTATCAGAAATTATGTGCTTGAGCTTATCCATTACGGTCAGAAGCTACAGCCAGCTACCAAATTGTCAACCTCAAATGATGCCTCATTACGAGTAGTTACCTTATTTATAGAACTGCTGGAAAGGCAGTTTCCGATAGAAAATTACGAACAGAGGCTGCAGTTGCGGACAGCAAAAGATTATGCCGACAGACTGTCTGTTCATGTGAATTATTTAAATAAAAAATTAAAAGAGAACACAGGAAGGACCACTACTGAGATTATTGCGGAAAGAATCATTCAGGAAGCGAAAATCCTGCTTAAACAGACCCAGTGGAATGTATCAGAGATTGCTTATGCATTGGGATTTGAAGAGATTGCTCACTTCTCCAATTTCTTTAAAAAGAAAACATCGCTGGCACCCTTGGAATTTAGGTCATGA